One region of Gossypium raimondii isolate GPD5lz chromosome 6, ASM2569854v1, whole genome shotgun sequence genomic DNA includes:
- the LOC105772059 gene encoding uncharacterized protein LOC105772059, whose protein sequence is MDQRLERLEQLQEQTQAQMQEKLDKMQQDMEESQRELLNQLKQLMAAGHDTGKSPVVNSGDDHEDPAYPPGFAPTNIQTQPGVYPQRVPVTIRSQYQVGAPASMNFPTGPGSNPRDNPTNPVVPGLDDVAEIEKARIDLPKQLEDRCRWLEEKFKAMENTNYHRGMDVKDFSLVSDLVLPPKFKMPEFEKYNGTSCPEAHITMFYRRMTGYINNDQLLIHCFQDSLVGSAARWYNQLSRANIYSWKDLAQAFIKQYRHVMDIAPDQIVLQNMEKKPNKSFRQYAQRWREVAAQVQPPLLEKEITMLFINTLKAPFLNHVLGSATKSFSDIVISGEMIENAIRCGKIEARESTKRSAPRKKEHEINNISTFNKDYSKPIMVGKSRAVIANHQGSSKHESNPRPNVERLQFTPIPVTYRELYQNLFDAHVVSLFYLKLMQPPYPKCYDTNAQCEYYAGMKGTRLRTALHSRS, encoded by the coding sequence atggatcaaagattagagagaTTAGAGCAATTGCAAGAACAGACGCAAGCTCAGATGCAAGAAAAACTAGATAAAATGCAGCAAGATATGGAAGAATCCCAAAGAGAattattgaatcaattaaagCAGTTAATGGCTGCGGGGCACGATACGGGGAAGAGCCCCGTGGTAAATTCTGGGGATGATCACGAAGACCCTGCCTACCCTCCAGGTTTCGCCCCAACTAATATCCAGACGCAACCAGGGGTGTACCCACAGAGGGTACCTGTCACTATTAGATCCCAATACCAAGTCGGTGCCCCAGCATCGATGAACTTCCCAACAGGCCCGGGTTCTAACCCCAGGGATAATCCTACTAATCCCGTGGTTCCTGGTCTCGACGATGTAGCAGAAATAGAGAAGGCAAGAATAGACTTGCCGAAACAATTAGAAGACCGATGTAGATGGCTAGAGGAGAAGTTTAAAGCCATGGAAAATACTAATTACCACCGAGGAATGGACGTCAAAGATTTTAGCTTGGTATCCGATTTGGTCCTCcctcccaaatttaaaatgccGGAGTTTGAGAAGTATAACGGGACAAGTTGTCCCGAAGCTCATATCACTATGTTTTACCGAAGGATGACtgggtatattaacaatgatcaaCTGCTGATTCACTGCTTCCAGGACAGTTTGGTCGGGTCAGCGGCTagatggtacaatcaattgagtcggGCCAACATCTACTCGTGGAAAGATTTGGCGCAAGCCTTTATAAAGCAATACAGACATGTGATGGATATAGCACCTGACCAAATTGTattgcaaaacatggaaaagaaacctAATAAGAGCTTCCGACAGTATGCTCAGAGATGGAGGGAAGTGGCAGCGCAAGTTCAACCACCACTTTTAGAGAAAGAGATAACCATGCTCTTTATCAATACTTTGAAAGCTCCATTTCTCAATCACGTGTTGGGCAGTGCCACTAAAAGCTTTTCAGACATAGTTATATCTGGAGAAATGATAGAGAACGCCATAAGATGTGGCAAGATAGAAGCAAGAGAAAGCACTAAAAGGTCAGCACCAAGAAAGAAGGAACACGAGATAAACAACATAAGCACGTTTAACAAGGACTATTCTAAACCAATCATGGTGGGAAAATCGAGAGCAGTAATTGCTAATCATCAAGGTTCTTCGAAACATGAATCCAATCCAAGGCCAAATGTGGAAAGACTTCAATTTACACCCATTCCAGTAACGTATAGGGAATTGTACCAGAACTTATTCGATGCACATGTGGTATCTCTATTTTACCTAAAACTCATGCAACCTCCATACCCTAAGTGTTATGACACAAATGCCCAATGCGAATACTACGCGGGGATGAAGGGCACTCGATTGAGAACTGCACTGCATTCAAGAAGTTAG